GCTGGCGCGCTCTCAAGATCAAAAGCTGAAAAGCGGCGCTCGCCGCGCGGCAGGCCGCCAGCGGGGGGTGAAGGGCGTCGGTTCCCCCGCCGCATGGCCTGGCGGAGCCAACCACACTTCGGGCCGGGTGCCGCTAAAACTTTTTGCTCGTTCCTCGCAAAAACTTTCGGCTGCACCCGACCCAAAATGTGGTAGCCCTTCGGGCAGGCCATACGGCGGGGGAACCGAGGCCCTCCACCTGTGGTTGAGACCACTGCACAACAGCGCGCTGCGCGCGCCGAAAAGCCGCCCCGAAAAGGCCGCTGCGTCGGCAGCGGGGGGCTGGGTGCGGGTGGTCGAGAAAGGGGAAGGGCACCCGCCGTGGCGAGTGCCCTTCCCCTTGTCTGGTGCTCAGTCCTCGAAGTCGTCCTGGTCGTCGCGTGCCAGGTACGTGGCCAGGCGTTCGACGGCCGTTTCGAACTCCGGGTTCGCGTCCACGAAGGCTCGGAGGCGGTCGGCCAGCCAGGCGAGGGTCACTTCTTCCTCGCCTCGCCGGCTTTCCAGCTCCTCGATGCCGCGGTCGGTGAAGTACATCCCGGCCTACTCGAACGCCTTCGCGATCAGCTCGCGCTGCTCGACCTCGTGGACCTTCGACGAACCCGCCGACGGCGCGGCCATCGGGCGGCGGGAGACGCGCTTCAAGTTGAAGCGCGACGGCAGCAGCTCCGGCAGGGCCAAGCCCAGGAACGGCCAGGCGCCCTGGTTGGCCGGCTCCTCCTGGACCCAGCGCAGGTCGGTCGCGTTCGGGTAGCGCTCCAGCGCCTCCGTCAGCTTCCGCGCGGGCACCGGGTAGAGCTGCTCGACGCGCACCACGGCCGTGTCGTTCAGGCCGCGCTTCTCCTGCTCGGCCAGCAGCTCGTAGTACACCTTGCCGCTGCACAGCAGGACGCGCTGCACGGCCTGCGGGTCCGTCGCGTGGGCGTCGTCGATGACCGAGTTGAAGCGGTCCTCGACGAAGTCCTCCACCGGCGAGGTCGCGGCCTTCAGGCGCAGCATCGACTTCGGGGTGAAGACCACCAGCGGGCGGTTGACGCCGTCGAGGGCGTGGCGGCGCAGGAGGTGGAAGTAGTTCGCCGGGGTCGACGGGACCGCGATGGTCATCGAGCCCTCCGCGCACAGCTGGAGGAAGCGCTCGATGCGGCCGGACGTGTGGTCCGGGCCCTGGCCCTCGTGGCCGTGGGGCAGGAGCAGGACGACGTCCGAGCGCTGGCCCCACTTCGCCTCACCGGACGAGATGAACTCGTCGATGATCGGCTGCGCGCCGTTGACGAAGTCGCCGAACTGCGCCTCCCACAGCACCAGCGCGTCCGGGTTGGCCACCGAGTAGCCGTACTCGAAGCCCAGCGCAGCGAACTCCGACAGCACCGAGTCGTAGACCATGAACTTGCCCTGGTCCTCGGCGAGGTGCTGCAACGGGGTGTACTCGTCGGACTTCTTGCGGTCCACCAGCGTGGCGTGCCGCTGCACGAACGTGCCGCGCCGCGAGTCCTGGCCGGCCAGGCGGACCGTGCGGCCCTCCAGCACCAGCGACCCGAACGCCAGCAGCTCGGCGAACGCCCAGTCGATGCCGCCCTCGCGGGCCATCTTCGCGCGCCGCTCCAGCACCGGCTTGACGCGCGGGTGCGGGGTGAAGCCCTCCGGCAGGTTGACGTGCGCGTCGGCGATCTTCTCGATCACCTCGCGGCTGATGCCGGTCGGCAGCTTGGTCGGGACCTGCTGCTCGGCCTCCACCGACGGCGACGCCTTGATCGGGTGCTTCTCCAGCTCGCGCACCTCGTTGAAGACGTGCTCCAGCTGCGAGGAGAAGTCCTGGAGGGCCTTCTCGGCCTCCTCGACGGAGATGTCGCCGCGCCCGATCAGCGACTCGGTGTAGATCTTGCGCACCGAGCGCTTGGTGTCGATCACGTCGTACATCGCCGGCTGCGTCATCGAGGGGTCGTCGCCCTCGTTGTGGCCGCGGCGGCGGTAGCAGACCATGTCGATCACGACGTCCTTGTTGAACGCCTGCCGGTAGTCCACCGCCAGCTTCGCGACCCAGTAGCACGCCTCCGGGTCGTCGCCGTTCACGTGGAAGACCGGCGCGCCGATCATCTTCGCCACGTCGGTCGAGTACTTCGACGACCGCGAGTGCTCGGGCGCGGTGGTGAAGCCGACCTGGTTGTTCACCACGATGTGCACGGTGCCGCCGGTGCGGTAGCCGCGCACGAGGGCGAGGTTCAGGGTCTCGGCCACGACGCCCTGGCCGGCGAACGCGGCGTCGCCGTGCAGCGCGACCGGCAGCACGGTGAAGCCCTCACCGCCCTTGTCGAGCATGTCCTGCTTGGCGCGGACGATGCCCTCCAGCACCGGGTCCACGGCCTCCAGGTGCGACGGGTTCGCGGTCAGCGACACCTTGGTCTCGCCGTCGCCGAACATCCGGAAGTACTTGCCCTCGGCGCCCAGGTGGTACTTCACGTCGCCGGAGCCGTGCGCCTGGCCCGGGTCGAGGTTGCCCTCGAACTCGCGGAAGATCTGCGAGATCGGCTTGCCGACGATGTTGGCCAGGACGTTGAGGCGGCCGCGGTGCGGCATGCCGATGACGACCTCGTCCAGCTCGTGCTCGGCGGCCTTGTCCAGGACGGCGTCCAGCAGCGGGATGACCGTCTCGCCGCCTTCCAGCGAGAACCGCTTCTGGCCGACGTACTTGGTCTGGAGGAACGTCTCGAACGCCTCGGCGGCGTTGAGCTTGGACAGGATGTACTTCTGCACGGTGGCCGGCGGCTTCTCGTGCGGCACCTCGACGCGCTCCTGGATCCAGAGGCGCTCCTCCGGGTCGAGGATGTGCATGTACTCGACGCCGACCGTGCGGCAGTACGAGTTGCGCAGCACGCCGAGGATGTCGCGCAGCTTCATCCGCTCCTGGCCCGCGAACCCGCCGACCGGGAACTCCCGGTCCAGGTCCCACAGGGTCAGGCCGTGCGACAGGACGTCGAGGTCCTGGTGGCTGCGCTGGCGGTAGTTCAGCGGGTCCGTGTCGGCCATCAGGTGGCCGCGGGTGCGGAACGCGTCGATCAGCTCGATCACGCGGGCGGTCTTGTCGACCGCGCCCTCGGGGATGTCGGCGACCCAGCGGATCGGCTCGTAGGGCAGCCGCAGCGACGTGAAGACGTCGTCGTAGAAGCCGTCCTCGCCCAGCAGCAGCTGGTGGATGCGCTTGAGGAACTCGCCGGACTCGGCGCCCTGGATGATGCGGTGGTCATAGGTGGAGGTCAGCGTGATGATCTTGCTGACGCCCATCTCGACCAGGGCCTGCTCGCTGGTGCCCTGGAAGTGCGCGGGGTACTCCATCGCACC
This DNA window, taken from Saccharothrix variisporea, encodes the following:
- a CDS encoding DUF6104 family protein, whose protein sequence is MYFTDRGIEELESRRGEEEVTLAWLADRLRAFVDANPEFETAVERLATYLARDDQDDFED
- a CDS encoding multifunctional oxoglutarate decarboxylase/oxoglutarate dehydrogenase thiamine pyrophosphate-binding subunit/dihydrolipoyllysine-residue succinyltransferase subunit yields the protein MSSSSPASQFGPNEWLVEEMYEQFLADPSSVDPAWHDFFADYKSTQRSGNGAATAAASTTTTTATDNGTAAPTATATKPQPQPAKPAAKPQQAAPAKPAPAQAAKATPVQPTAGAEQKQLRGAAAAIAKNMELSLTVPTATSVRAVPAKLLADNRIVINNHLKRTRGGKVSFTHLIGYAVVRALQAYPNMNRHYAEVDGKPFVVTPEHVNFGLAIDLPGKDGSRSLVVASIKGCENMTFTQFWQAYEDLIRKARSGSLTTEDFSGTTISLTNPGTIGTNHSVPRLTAGQGAIIGVGAMEYPAHFQGTSEQALVEMGVSKIITLTSTYDHRIIQGAESGEFLKRIHQLLLGEDGFYDDVFTSLRLPYEPIRWVADIPEGAVDKTARVIELIDAFRTRGHLMADTDPLNYRQRSHQDLDVLSHGLTLWDLDREFPVGGFAGQERMKLRDILGVLRNSYCRTVGVEYMHILDPEERLWIQERVEVPHEKPPATVQKYILSKLNAAEAFETFLQTKYVGQKRFSLEGGETVIPLLDAVLDKAAEHELDEVVIGMPHRGRLNVLANIVGKPISQIFREFEGNLDPGQAHGSGDVKYHLGAEGKYFRMFGDGETKVSLTANPSHLEAVDPVLEGIVRAKQDMLDKGGEGFTVLPVALHGDAAFAGQGVVAETLNLALVRGYRTGGTVHIVVNNQVGFTTAPEHSRSSKYSTDVAKMIGAPVFHVNGDDPEACYWVAKLAVDYRQAFNKDVVIDMVCYRRRGHNEGDDPSMTQPAMYDVIDTKRSVRKIYTESLIGRGDISVEEAEKALQDFSSQLEHVFNEVRELEKHPIKASPSVEAEQQVPTKLPTGISREVIEKIADAHVNLPEGFTPHPRVKPVLERRAKMAREGGIDWAFAELLAFGSLVLEGRTVRLAGQDSRRGTFVQRHATLVDRKKSDEYTPLQHLAEDQGKFMVYDSVLSEFAALGFEYGYSVANPDALVLWEAQFGDFVNGAQPIIDEFISSGEAKWGQRSDVVLLLPHGHEGQGPDHTSGRIERFLQLCAEGSMTIAVPSTPANYFHLLRRHALDGVNRPLVVFTPKSMLRLKAATSPVEDFVEDRFNSVIDDAHATDPQAVQRVLLCSGKVYYELLAEQEKRGLNDTAVVRVEQLYPVPARKLTEALERYPNATDLRWVQEEPANQGAWPFLGLALPELLPSRFNLKRVSRRPMAAPSAGSSKVHEVEQRELIAKAFE